The window CTCGAGAATAGATCTTTTTACCGATTTCGGGGTCTACAGCATTGACAGTTACGGTGATGGTGCTGACGTTGGCTTCAGCAACTTCTTCTGCCATATCGGCCAGTAAGAGTCCATTGGTACTCATACACTTGATGAGGTCTGGGAATTTTTTGTCGATTATCCTGAAAAATTCCAGTGTTTCAGGGTTGGCCAGAGCATCTCCTGGCCCAGCCACTCCCACCACACTTATAGGCATCTCTTTGGTAACTTTCGCCACATGGGCAACTGCTTCTTCCACAGTCATGACCCTGGACGAAACTCCAGGTCGCATTTCACATTTGTTTATTTCGCGAGTGCAAAAGTTGCACTGAATATTGCAGCGAGGTGCTAGGGGTAGGTGAACTCTTCCTACCTTATCATGCATTTTTTCATTGAAACATGGATGTGCTCGGGTTATATGGGCAAATTTAGATTCATTCATAGAATTTCCTCCCTAACTTATGAAAAACTTAAGATTTCTCCTTTTTTAAGGGTTTGTCTTTCTTTTTCTTTGCAGGGGATTTGGGGTCTGTTACTTCATATAATTTTTTAGTTTCTTTCATTTCTTTAATAATTTCCCTGGTTTTTTCAAGGTATTCTTCTTTAATATATTCATCAGAACAGGTCAAAGCTATGATATTACCTTCAGAGAAGTGTTCCATTACCCTGAAACCTTCAGGAACTATGCGAA is drawn from Methanobacterium petrolearium and contains these coding sequences:
- a CDS encoding radical SAM protein is translated as MNESKFAHITRAHPCFNEKMHDKVGRVHLPLAPRCNIQCNFCTREINKCEMRPGVSSRVMTVEEAVAHVAKVTKEMPISVVGVAGPGDALANPETLEFFRIIDKKFPDLIKCMSTNGLLLADMAEEVAEANVSTITVTVNAVDPEIGKKIYSRAIYDGKVYEGEEAFKLISQKQLEGIEKVAKLGVVVKVNSVLIPGLNDEHIPDIAREVKKRGANLMNIIPLIPLYKMKDYPRPGCDDLSKVRDKVEEILPVFRACTQCRADAYGVPGKDDKHLDMTPASHY